In Miniphocaeibacter halophilus, the following proteins share a genomic window:
- a CDS encoding DUF1064 domain-containing protein yields the protein MRRNWNKYRAIRCECDGIKFDSLKEINRYKELKLLERAKEIYKLELQPRFLILDGFEYEGKKEKAIYYVADFQYITKDGYEIVEDTKGFKTDVYKIKRKMFLFKYGERFIFRVVWQPFFRQFHVKHFLEFLNNYKIFPRTSLR from the coding sequence TTGAGAAGAAACTGGAACAAATATAGGGCTATTAGATGTGAATGTGATGGTATTAAGTTTGATAGCTTAAAAGAAATAAATAGATACAAAGAATTAAAACTTTTAGAAAGAGCTAAGGAAATATATAAGCTAGAATTACAGCCTAGGTTTTTAATACTAGATGGTTTTGAATATGAAGGAAAAAAGGAAAAAGCAATTTATTATGTGGCTGATTTTCAATATATTACAAAAGATGGTTATGAAATAGTGGAAGATACTAAAGGATTTAAAACAGATGTATATAAAATTAAAAGAAAGATGTTTTTATTTAAATATGGTGAGAGATTTATATTTAGGGTGGTATGGCAACCCTTTTTTAGACAATTTCATGTCAAACACTTCCTTGAATTTCTTAACAACTATAAAATATTTCCAAGAACTAGTCTAAGGTAA
- a CDS encoding helix-turn-helix domain-containing protein has translation MTLADNIRFLRKKKNMSQDYIAEKLGYKSYTTIQKWESGISEPSLEKLHELSKIFNVDIDYLISKDLTKPENEIIGKVETINSYKYIPDPVSAGNLENMEGQKYSSISIPNNFLGKYANNPDIIIMKVNGDSMNKIIPNESLIGILENFPLCDLKNGDIVVFNDNYNCFVKRFYKTDTKIIFRPESTDESFTDITFDITEDIFTTVKIVGKVVMYNVIL, from the coding sequence ATGACATTAGCTGATAATATAAGATTTTTAAGGAAAAAAAAGAATATGTCTCAAGATTATATAGCCGAAAAACTTGGATATAAATCATATACCACTATTCAAAAGTGGGAGTCTGGAATTTCTGAACCTTCCTTAGAAAAACTGCATGAATTATCGAAAATTTTTAATGTTGATATAGACTATCTAATATCTAAAGACTTAACAAAACCAGAGAATGAAATAATTGGAAAAGTAGAAACAATTAATTCATATAAATACATACCAGATCCTGTTTCTGCAGGAAATCTAGAAAATATGGAAGGACAAAAATACAGTAGCATATCTATTCCTAATAATTTTCTAGGAAAATATGCAAACAATCCAGACATTATTATTATGAAAGTTAACGGAGATTCTATGAATAAAATTATTCCAAATGAAAGTCTTATTGGAATACTGGAAAACTTTCCTTTATGTGATTTAAAAAATGGAGATATTGTTGTATTTAATGATAACTATAATTGTTTTGTTAAAAGATTCTACAAAACCGATACTAAAATTATATTTAGACCTGAATCAACAGATGAATCATTTACCGATATAACTTTTGATATAACAGAAGATATTTTTACTACAGTTAAAATAGTCGGAAAAGTAGTTATGTATAATGTTATTTTGTAA
- a CDS encoding Ltp family lipoprotein gives MSRSKVKKPFYKRWWFILIVIIVAIGVYGEITGSENTGVKISVNNEDVTEENTKEQGNEETEAPTEAIPTEYKSALKKAKSYSDTMHMSKQGIYDQLVSEHGEKFPAEAATYAIDNLETNYKENALKKAESYQETMSMSKQAIYDQLVSEHGEKFTAEEAQYAIDNLE, from the coding sequence ATGTCAAGAAGTAAAGTAAAGAAGCCATTCTATAAAAGATGGTGGTTCATATTAATTGTAATAATAGTTGCAATTGGAGTTTATGGAGAAATAACTGGTTCAGAAAATACAGGAGTTAAAATATCCGTAAATAATGAAGATGTTACTGAAGAAAATACAAAAGAGCAAGGAAATGAGGAAACAGAAGCACCAACTGAAGCTATACCAACAGAATATAAGTCTGCTCTAAAGAAAGCAAAATCATATTCTGATACAATGCATATGTCAAAACAAGGTATCTATGATCAATTAGTATCAGAACATGGTGAAAAATTCCCTGCTGAAGCTGCAACCTATGCTATTGATAATTTAGAAACTAATTATAAAGAAAACGCACTCAAAAAAGCAGAAAGTTATCAAGAGACTATGTCAATGTCCAAACAAGCCATATATGATCAATTAGTATCAGAACATGGTGAAAAATTTACAGCTGAAGAAGCTCAATATGCTATTGATAATTTAGAATAA
- a CDS encoding cell wall-binding repeat-containing protein has protein sequence MKKKILSLVLAVTLSITTLLSNLSLADSRELNVTRIAGSGRYETAVEASKATFKTSKYAVVASGEGFADALVGGTLATQIEAPILLVGKNSVPNAVFNEIKRLGVEKVYLLGGTNTISKSVESTLNTGITNVERLAGKDRLETAKKIGELKQEFEKMPGLIEDNPLIAMVNGNNFADALAAAPFVGSMKKTHMIPYIGQDLSKSVNEYVFGGTNSVPKTASEAYRLAGSNREETAIKIAESYDGRLNIKLDTIVLVDGYNYPDALASAPVASMNNGAILLTHPTNFSKATKDYINNNDNIKNVIIVGGENSVSANIERELRGEVTPPVVEENNFDKLDKGLQAYVATSITGDWRLEELKELPFGMAFHYHYDGNTLYTQIHGGAGLAHPIYKFTVGKDSITYLDGVVHSSWYEWSQLDIPSKTVTKENLYNEYLAHKEEYDKATANEHFGSAEYLMEDYIENHK, from the coding sequence ATGAAAAAGAAAATTTTAAGTTTAGTATTAGCGGTAACATTAAGTATTACTACTCTATTATCTAATCTATCATTAGCAGATAGTAGAGAACTAAATGTAACAAGAATTGCAGGTTCAGGAAGATATGAAACAGCAGTAGAAGCAAGCAAGGCAACATTTAAAACATCTAAATATGCAGTAGTTGCAAGTGGAGAAGGCTTTGCTGATGCATTAGTAGGTGGAACTTTGGCAACTCAAATAGAAGCCCCTATTTTATTAGTTGGTAAAAACTCTGTTCCTAATGCAGTTTTTAATGAAATAAAGAGACTTGGAGTAGAAAAGGTATATTTATTGGGTGGTACAAATACTATCTCTAAGTCTGTCGAATCTACATTAAATACCGGAATAACAAATGTTGAAAGATTAGCAGGAAAAGACAGATTAGAAACAGCTAAAAAAATCGGTGAATTAAAACAAGAATTTGAAAAAATGCCAGGACTTATTGAAGATAATCCTTTGATAGCAATGGTTAACGGAAATAATTTTGCAGATGCATTAGCTGCTGCTCCTTTTGTAGGATCTATGAAAAAAACTCATATGATTCCTTATATCGGTCAAGATTTAAGTAAATCAGTGAATGAATATGTATTTGGTGGAACAAATTCAGTACCTAAAACAGCTTCAGAAGCATATAGATTAGCAGGTTCCAATAGAGAAGAAACTGCTATTAAAATTGCTGAATCCTACGATGGTAGACTAAATATAAAATTAGATACCATAGTATTAGTTGATGGATATAATTACCCAGATGCTTTAGCTTCAGCTCCAGTAGCAAGTATGAATAACGGAGCAATATTATTAACTCATCCAACTAATTTTAGCAAAGCTACAAAAGATTATATAAATAATAATGACAATATAAAAAATGTAATTATAGTAGGTGGAGAAAATTCAGTATCAGCTAATATTGAAAGGGAATTAAGAGGAGAAGTTACACCACCTGTAGTAGAAGAAAATAATTTTGATAAGTTAGATAAAGGATTACAGGCATATGTTGCCACTAGTATTACTGGTGACTGGAGACTAGAAGAACTAAAAGAGTTGCCATTTGGTATGGCTTTTCATTACCATTATGATGGAAATACATTATATACTCAAATACATGGTGGAGCTGGACTCGCTCACCCAATCTACAAGTTTACTGTTGGAAAAGACAGCATAACATATTTAGACGGAGTAGTGCATTCTAGTTGGTATGAATGGAGCCAATTAGATATTCCATCTAAAACAGTGACTAAAGAAAATTTGTATAATGAATATTTAGCACATAAAGAAGAATATGATAAGGCAACTGCAAATGAGCATTTTGGTTCAGCAGAATATTTAATGGAAGATTATATTGAAAATCACAAGTAA
- a CDS encoding site-specific integrase, whose product MFKLCYKRRFSSKKLLFLCYHTQSSTCKKYPVFTLEQQKTILENLDNSTYGLAVKIAFGTGLRLGELTALKWTDIDFEEGTLNVNKVLKQVNVVDNDGTRHAELLMQTPKTESSNRIVPIPSVLMKELKKHKSEQAIRIMRYRKTYKDEKFIFENGLGEPLEPRRLPRFFAKKLKELEIPM is encoded by the coding sequence ATGTTTAAATTATGCTATAAAAGAAGATTTAGTAGTAAAAAATTATTGTTCCTTTGTTACCATACCCAAAGCTCCACCTGTAAAAAATACCCTGTATTTACCTTAGAACAGCAAAAAACCATTTTAGAAAATTTAGACAACTCTACCTATGGATTAGCAGTTAAAATTGCATTTGGTACAGGATTAAGGCTAGGAGAACTAACTGCACTTAAATGGACTGATATAGATTTTGAAGAAGGAACTTTAAACGTAAATAAAGTATTAAAACAAGTTAATGTAGTAGATAATGATGGAACAAGACATGCTGAACTGTTAATGCAAACACCTAAAACAGAAAGTAGTAATAGAATAGTTCCTATCCCCTCTGTTTTAATGAAAGAACTTAAAAAGCATAAAAGTGAACAAGCTATAAGAATTATGAGATATAGAAAAACTTATAAAGATGAAAAGTTTATTTTCGAAAACGGATTAGGTGAACCATTAGAACCAAGAAGGCTTCCAAGATTTTTTGCTAAAAAATTAAAAGAATTAGAAATACCTATGTGA
- a CDS encoding tyrosine-type recombinase/integrase: protein MSWNKTYLCYKAIENKVEPKVVQTLMGHSDIATTLNIYTHAMPKEKSDAAESLNELFG from the coding sequence ATTTCATGGAATAAGACATACTTATGCTACAAGGCTATTGAAAATAAGGTTGAACCAAAAGTAGTTCAAACATTAATGGGCCATTCTGACATAGCAACTACATTGAATATATATACTCATGCAATGCCAAAAGAAAAATCAGATGCTGCAGAATCATTAAATGAACTATTTGGTTAA